A genome region from Chlorobaculum tepidum TLS includes the following:
- the hemA gene encoding glutamyl-tRNA reductase has product MNIISVGVNHKTAPIEIRERIALSEVQNKELVTDLVSSGLASEAMVVSTCNRTELYVVPGMPEVNCDYLKDYIISYKNARNAVRPEHFFSRFYCGTARHLFEVSCAIDSLVLGEGQILGQVKNAYRIAAEVGTAGILLTRLCHTAFSVAKKVKTRTKLMEGAVSVSYAAVELAQKIFSNLSMKKVLLIGAGETGELAAKHMYAKNARNIVITNRTQSKAEALAEELGTNRVLPYESYKEHLHEFDIIITAVSTKEYILNAAEMQQSMAKRRLKPVIILDLGLPRNVDPEVGALQNMFLKDIDALKHIIDKNLERRRAELPKVKAIIDEELVAFGQWLNTLKVRPTIVDLQSKFLEIKEKELERYRYKVSEEELRRMEHLTDRILKKILHHPIKMLKAPVDTADNIPSKVNLVRNIFDLEEPNQSLQ; this is encoded by the coding sequence ATGAACATCATTTCAGTTGGTGTCAACCACAAGACAGCACCTATTGAAATCCGTGAAAGGATCGCTCTTTCGGAGGTTCAGAACAAGGAGCTCGTCACCGACCTGGTATCGAGCGGACTGGCAAGTGAAGCCATGGTTGTATCGACCTGCAACCGTACGGAACTCTATGTGGTTCCGGGAATGCCCGAGGTGAACTGCGATTATCTCAAAGATTACATCATCTCATACAAAAACGCCCGTAACGCCGTCCGTCCCGAACACTTCTTCAGCCGCTTCTACTGCGGCACCGCCCGTCACCTCTTCGAGGTTTCCTGCGCCATCGACTCTCTGGTGCTCGGCGAGGGTCAGATTCTTGGTCAGGTCAAGAATGCCTACCGCATCGCCGCGGAGGTGGGAACTGCTGGCATTCTGCTCACCAGACTTTGCCACACTGCTTTCAGCGTCGCAAAAAAAGTCAAGACTCGCACCAAACTCATGGAGGGCGCCGTTTCGGTCAGCTATGCGGCTGTCGAACTTGCCCAAAAGATCTTCTCGAACCTCTCGATGAAGAAAGTGCTGCTGATCGGCGCCGGTGAAACCGGAGAGCTGGCGGCCAAGCACATGTACGCCAAGAACGCCCGGAACATCGTCATCACCAACAGGACGCAGTCCAAGGCCGAGGCGCTTGCCGAAGAGCTGGGCACCAACCGCGTCCTTCCCTACGAAAGCTACAAGGAGCATCTGCACGAGTTCGACATCATCATCACGGCAGTCAGCACCAAGGAATACATCCTCAACGCTGCCGAGATGCAGCAGAGCATGGCGAAACGCCGCCTGAAACCGGTCATCATTCTCGATCTCGGTCTGCCAAGAAACGTCGATCCCGAAGTGGGCGCACTGCAGAATATGTTCCTCAAGGATATCGACGCCCTCAAGCATATCATCGACAAAAACCTCGAACGCCGTCGCGCCGAGCTTCCGAAGGTCAAGGCGATCATCGACGAGGAGCTGGTCGCGTTCGGCCAGTGGCTCAACACCCTCAAGGTGCGTCCGACCATCGTTGACCTTCAGTCCAAGTTCCTTGAAATCAAGGAAAAAGAGCTTGAGCGCTACCGCTACAAGGTGAGCGAAGAGGAACTTCGCCGCATGGAACACCTGACCGACAGGATCCTGAAAAAAATCCTGCATCATCCCATCAAGATGCTCAAGGCTCCGGTCGATACCGCCGACAATATCCCCAGCAAGGTCAACCTCGTCAGGAACATCTTCGATCTTGAAGAACCAAACCAGTCACTCCAATAA